One window of the Synergistaceae bacterium genome contains the following:
- a CDS encoding ABC transporter permease, with protein sequence MVTLFTALVIAVFSSIPDSNFCTLPNFRIILSQAAINGICVIGLTTCLIMGGIDFSMGAILAVCACFSGILVNHGLPVILVILLSVSTGILCGAVNGFLIAYLRIAPIIATLASMYVLRGMCAIATGGVWISDFPDTFKWPGQTTWRGIPMHFVLWIALAFSAQYILNNFNAGRKLYAAGGNPEAARLFGIDYAACRMNVYMISGALIGLSGTIYASMVGTVSADTTGLNTGGDLLAAALIGGVNINGGKGNIFGAGMGVLLMQIIRNGLIISRISEHWADAITGAIIVFALVLSYLENYSQRGEKK encoded by the coding sequence TTGGTTACGCTTTTCACCGCCCTGGTGATTGCGGTTTTTTCGTCGATACCGGACAGCAATTTTTGTACTCTGCCGAATTTCAGAATCATTCTTTCTCAGGCCGCGATCAACGGAATATGCGTCATCGGTCTGACGACCTGCCTTATCATGGGGGGTATAGATTTTTCGATGGGCGCGATTTTGGCGGTATGCGCCTGTTTTTCCGGAATCCTGGTAAATCATGGACTCCCTGTAATTCTGGTTATATTACTTAGTGTGTCAACAGGGATTCTGTGCGGAGCCGTCAATGGCTTCCTTATTGCATATCTGCGCATTGCCCCGATTATCGCGACTTTAGCGAGCATGTACGTGCTTCGAGGCATGTGCGCAATCGCCACCGGCGGCGTCTGGATATCCGACTTTCCCGATACCTTCAAATGGCCGGGACAGACCACCTGGAGAGGCATCCCGATGCACTTCGTCCTCTGGATCGCGCTGGCGTTTAGTGCGCAGTATATCCTCAACAATTTCAACGCAGGACGAAAACTTTACGCCGCAGGTGGAAATCCGGAGGCCGCCAGGCTGTTCGGCATCGACTATGCTGCCTGCAGAATGAATGTTTACATGATAAGCGGCGCTTTAATTGGCCTGAGCGGGACGATATACGCTTCCATGGTGGGAACGGTCAGCGCGGACACCACAGGTTTGAACACCGGAGGAGATCTTCTGGCGGCGGCGCTGATTGGCGGAGTTAATATTAACGGCGGAAAGGGCAACATCTTTGGCGCAGGCATGGGTGTTCTCTTAATGCAGATTATTAGAAACGGGCTGATTATCTCCAGAATTTCAGAACATTGGGCAGATGCCATCACCGGAGCGATTATCGTGTTTGCTCTCGTTTTGTCTTATCTTGAGAACTATTCACAAAGAGGAGAAAAGAAATGA
- a CDS encoding carbohydrate kinase family protein, which yields MENKKYVVAIGSSSLDTYYESLSWPALGDKVMVKKIGTKVGGLISNAACVMASCGIPTYLIDTVKPGLREQIVQELDRYGVCTDYVTPGDESIESETTIILVGGERTIFVSKNKPPIDLSPAQVRLFEEAAVVYSILPEIRKIRECETLLKSLKSKGVQLVWDMEPAAFNGGIEDQYLIKMADLLFFNEWGIEKYASDLSLPVNQAIAGLLDAGVRIVVLTLAKKGCRVFTKDREINVDGHRVSVVDVTGAGDSFNSVFIYGCLNGWALERTAKMANAAGARAVTLMGPKSGAATIEEISGFLDQHEIKSAVV from the coding sequence ATGGAAAATAAAAAATACGTTGTGGCCATTGGATCTTCTTCTTTGGATACTTACTACGAGTCTCTTTCCTGGCCTGCTTTGGGCGATAAGGTCATGGTCAAAAAAATCGGAACGAAGGTCGGAGGGCTGATCTCGAACGCTGCCTGTGTCATGGCCTCCTGCGGCATTCCGACATATTTGATAGATACGGTGAAACCCGGACTCAGAGAGCAGATCGTCCAGGAACTCGACAGGTATGGAGTCTGTACCGATTATGTGACGCCAGGCGACGAGAGTATTGAGAGCGAAACCACCATTATTCTCGTGGGCGGAGAAAGAACTATTTTCGTCTCGAAGAATAAACCACCGATTGACCTGTCGCCAGCACAGGTTCGATTATTTGAAGAAGCAGCCGTGGTATACAGCATCCTGCCAGAAATCAGAAAAATACGTGAATGTGAAACGCTTCTTAAATCTCTGAAATCAAAAGGAGTGCAGCTGGTTTGGGACATGGAACCGGCTGCGTTTAACGGCGGAATTGAAGACCAGTATTTGATCAAAATGGCGGATTTGCTTTTCTTCAACGAATGGGGCATCGAGAAATATGCCTCTGATTTGTCCCTGCCTGTAAACCAGGCGATTGCAGGGTTGTTAGACGCAGGAGTGCGTATTGTCGTGCTGACGCTGGCCAAAAAAGGATGCAGAGTTTTTACAAAAGACCGCGAAATAAATGTTGACGGCCATCGCGTGAGCGTGGTGGACGTTACCGGGGCCGGAGATTCTTTCAACAGCGTTTTTATATATGGCTGTCTGAATGGATGGGCTCTTGAACGTACGGCAAAAATGGCGAACGCTGCCGGAGCGCGGGCGGTCACCCTGATGGGCCCGAAAAGCGGTGCGGCCACGATAGAAGAAATTTCCGGATTTTTGGATCAACACGAGATAAAGTCGGCTGTCGTGTGA
- a CDS encoding ABC transporter permease: MNNLSINSFFRDRNRITWILLTLLITMIFVFACMSDSFLSRRNFLNIMRQTAETGMIVITVAFLVFSRDIDISMGSALGFCCVVLGLLLKSGMNMYHAGLLTILAGAFIGAISGIMVAGLKLEGMVASAGLLILLRGMCYVLTKGYPISGFSDEFLAVGRMRFWNILPLSFLCLIVIVIIAWVIMEKTNIGLQITAVGANKTAARFSGIKVGKIKFLLFTANGMMIAFASFFLLSRMASAEATTGHSYDLDILASCLLGGLSLHGGSGNIFSVFLGLMCIGIMRNGFNQLAIPAIYQDIVLGVVIALNAANWTKERRE; encoded by the coding sequence ATGAATAACCTGAGCATCAATTCTTTTTTCCGGGACAGAAACCGAATCACATGGATACTGCTGACGCTCCTGATAACGATGATCTTTGTTTTTGCCTGTATGTCCGACAGTTTCCTCTCCAGGCGTAACTTCCTGAACATCATGCGTCAGACGGCGGAAACGGGTATGATCGTTATCACGGTGGCTTTTTTGGTTTTTTCGCGAGACATAGACATTTCCATGGGCTCTGCCCTGGGTTTTTGCTGCGTCGTGTTGGGTTTGTTACTGAAAAGCGGCATGAACATGTATCACGCCGGACTGCTGACGATACTTGCCGGGGCATTTATCGGCGCGATCAGCGGGATTATGGTGGCCGGACTTAAGCTGGAAGGCATGGTGGCCTCCGCGGGGCTTCTGATTTTGCTGCGAGGGATGTGTTATGTTCTCACAAAAGGATATCCCATCAGCGGCTTTTCGGATGAATTTCTGGCCGTGGGACGTATGCGTTTCTGGAATATCCTGCCTTTGTCGTTTCTGTGCCTTATTGTCATAGTTATCATTGCATGGGTCATCATGGAAAAAACGAACATCGGCCTTCAGATAACAGCTGTTGGAGCAAATAAAACAGCGGCCAGGTTTTCCGGGATTAAAGTCGGCAAAATCAAATTTCTGCTTTTTACCGCAAACGGAATGATGATCGCCTTCGCGAGTTTTTTTCTGCTTTCACGAATGGCAAGCGCCGAGGCTACTACCGGGCACAGCTACGATCTGGACATTCTGGCTTCCTGTCTTCTGGGAGGCCTGAGTTTGCATGGCGGCAGCGGGAACATTTTTTCAGTTTTCCTGGGCCTCATGTGCATTGGAATCATGAGGAATGGCTTCAATCAGCTGGCCATTCCCGCAATTTACCAGGATATCGTATTGGGGGTGGTCATAGCGCTCAATGCGGCGAACTGGACCAAAGAGAGACGAGAGTGA
- a CDS encoding sugar ABC transporter ATP-binding protein, giving the protein MSGYVLRGENICKSFAGNQALKNVNFALRPGQVMGLVGENGAGKSTLVKVIAGIYELNSGTIFLNDQPVAYANSLQALHAGIAIMHQELNLFTNLSVYENIYLDRKEYRSSLGKIDRKRMREDARSLLQRLGTDIDPDAQVLSLRIRERQIVEVARAVSVSAKVLIMDEPSAALTEGEVQKMFEIVRALKAQGVAVIYVSHRMNEIRQICDTVLVLRDGENVGELEVADTEIHDIVELMVGRRIENYYPRNKHAGGETVLEVKELTSGWLQDVSFQLSSYEILGLYGLAGSGITDLAECLFGLRKISKGSIWVKEKRLNGTGPSEAIRNGLAYVPSDRRNEGIVTEFSVENNLILSSYKKYSFAGLFLRKKEIGKTAARSIMNFNIKTRDGKQQIRFLSGGNQQKVVLAKWLETEPGVLILNEPTRGVDVGAKAEIYAQIDRLAAQGMGILFISSEVPEIAGMADRVLVINKGRVAAEIPSDQCTQERLLACASGKDVQSR; this is encoded by the coding sequence ATGAGTGGATACGTGCTGCGAGGGGAAAATATCTGCAAATCCTTTGCTGGCAATCAGGCGCTGAAAAACGTCAATTTTGCTCTGCGCCCCGGACAGGTCATGGGCCTGGTGGGAGAGAACGGCGCGGGAAAATCCACCCTGGTCAAAGTTATTGCCGGCATTTATGAGCTGAACTCCGGTACGATCTTCCTGAACGATCAACCCGTCGCGTACGCGAACTCTTTACAGGCTTTGCACGCCGGTATCGCCATTATGCATCAGGAACTAAACCTGTTCACCAATCTAAGCGTCTATGAAAACATTTATCTTGACCGGAAAGAATACCGAAGCTCTCTCGGAAAAATTGACAGAAAGCGGATGCGGGAGGATGCCCGCTCCCTGTTGCAGCGGCTTGGAACGGATATCGATCCCGACGCTCAGGTTTTGTCTCTGCGTATTCGCGAACGGCAGATCGTGGAAGTTGCCCGCGCCGTCTCCGTCAGCGCGAAAGTTCTCATTATGGATGAGCCATCCGCGGCTTTGACGGAAGGCGAAGTTCAAAAAATGTTCGAAATCGTTCGAGCCTTAAAAGCGCAAGGTGTGGCTGTCATTTATGTTTCCCACCGAATGAACGAGATACGGCAAATATGCGACACGGTCCTGGTGCTTCGGGACGGAGAGAACGTCGGGGAGCTTGAGGTTGCTGACACCGAGATTCATGATATTGTCGAATTGATGGTAGGCCGCAGAATTGAAAACTATTATCCGCGCAACAAACACGCAGGAGGAGAAACAGTTTTGGAAGTAAAAGAGCTGACTTCCGGATGGCTCCAGGATGTCTCTTTTCAGCTCAGTTCTTACGAAATTCTGGGCTTGTACGGTCTGGCAGGCTCTGGCATAACGGACCTTGCGGAATGTCTTTTCGGACTTCGTAAAATATCGAAAGGTTCAATATGGGTCAAAGAAAAAAGATTGAACGGGACGGGACCCTCCGAAGCCATTCGGAACGGTCTTGCCTATGTTCCTTCGGACAGGCGCAACGAAGGGATCGTGACGGAGTTTTCTGTGGAAAATAATCTCATCCTGAGTTCATACAAAAAGTACAGTTTTGCAGGACTTTTTCTGCGAAAAAAGGAAATCGGGAAAACAGCGGCTCGCTCGATCATGAATTTCAATATCAAAACGAGGGATGGAAAACAGCAGATCCGTTTCCTGTCAGGCGGGAATCAGCAAAAGGTGGTCCTGGCAAAATGGCTTGAGACAGAACCCGGCGTTCTTATCCTCAACGAACCCACAAGAGGTGTTGACGTTGGAGCGAAAGCCGAAATTTACGCTCAAATAGACCGTCTGGCCGCGCAGGGGATGGGCATTCTCTTCATCAGCTCAGAAGTTCCGGAAATCGCAGGAATGGCCGATCGAGTCCTGGTGATTAATAAAGGCCGCGTCGCAGCTGAGATACCGTCTGACCAATGTACTCAGGAACGTCTTTTGGCATGTGCCTCCGGAAAGGATGTGCAGAGCCGGTGA
- the ilvN gene encoding acetolactate synthase small subunit produces the protein MRCTFSVLTQDAPGVLMRIASLFYRRNYNIESLSVSPTDNAGISRFTIMIDADEWAHEQVEKQLSKLIEVISVENLNHRGRFVERWFSLIKVRTTMETRPHILQIADVFRCRVVDFGVDALTFEITGDEDKIHACTEAFRTYGIIETAGSGSVALRRDETRAGDVFAQLPSYPRAVNA, from the coding sequence ATGAGGTGTACTTTCAGCGTTTTGACACAGGATGCTCCAGGAGTGCTGATGAGAATTGCAAGTCTGTTCTACAGACGGAATTACAACATAGAAAGTTTGAGCGTCAGCCCCACGGACAACGCGGGAATATCACGCTTCACGATTATGATCGACGCGGACGAATGGGCCCATGAACAGGTCGAAAAACAACTTTCCAAGCTCATCGAAGTGATTTCCGTGGAGAATCTGAACCACAGGGGCCGTTTTGTCGAACGGTGGTTTTCGCTGATCAAGGTTCGAACGACCATGGAAACGCGACCTCACATTCTACAAATCGCTGACGTTTTCAGGTGCCGCGTCGTCGATTTCGGCGTCGATGCCCTGACCTTCGAAATCACGGGGGACGAAGACAAGATTCATGCCTGCACGGAGGCGTTTCGAACCTACGGCATCATCGAAACGGCCGGCTCCGGCTCAGTGGCCCTCCGACGCGACGAAACCCGCGCCGGCGACGTTTTCGCACAGCTGCCGTCTTATCCGCGCGCAGTCAATGCATAA
- the pgsW gene encoding poly-gamma-glutamate system protein, which yields MTDRRKNPFFDRSSPARLIALTLILLSLEGFLWFQKEKDSQNPYNSNQKVSFEETELFHRVRRAQDYLWQELFRRGIELDPEEDVDKTGFIGVEWSPITTTLGSLESKRSACDPLWAVQTLRWFDRLGITSEDRIVVLSSASFPGMLFSVLAAAETRGLQIDLAVSLGASTWGANRPEAPWPVLEKILRNGGFLKTIPFFYTLGGGNGENGGGIFEEGITVLEKAVRENGGKIVRTSSFEATLALKMSLTEAPDRPKAKLLISIGGSETALGHDASAIALPPGLLDPGDRLEAGNGIIALALQRGYPVLHLLNLHALADRVNLDFYKRRPVFAQVRSLCPAIAGLLLFVFVLSTHKRWIWED from the coding sequence ATGACCGACAGGCGAAAAAATCCTTTTTTTGACCGCTCCTCCCCTGCTCGGCTGATTGCCCTGACTCTCATCCTGTTGTCGCTTGAGGGCTTTTTATGGTTTCAGAAGGAAAAAGATTCGCAGAACCCCTATAACTCCAACCAAAAAGTTTCTTTTGAAGAAACGGAACTTTTCCACCGGGTTCGCAGGGCGCAGGATTATCTCTGGCAGGAACTTTTTCGGCGGGGTATTGAGCTCGACCCTGAAGAGGACGTGGACAAAACCGGATTCATCGGCGTCGAATGGAGCCCGATCACGACCACCCTCGGCAGTCTGGAATCGAAGCGCAGCGCCTGTGACCCTCTGTGGGCGGTACAAACGCTGCGCTGGTTCGATCGACTGGGAATAACATCGGAAGACCGGATTGTCGTGCTTTCCTCCGCCTCGTTCCCCGGAATGCTTTTTTCCGTCCTCGCCGCCGCCGAAACCCGGGGACTCCAGATCGACCTGGCGGTTTCTCTGGGCGCTTCGACCTGGGGAGCCAATCGTCCGGAAGCGCCCTGGCCGGTACTGGAAAAAATTTTGAGAAACGGCGGATTTTTGAAAACGATCCCCTTTTTTTATACTCTCGGCGGAGGTAATGGAGAAAACGGAGGCGGCATCTTCGAAGAGGGAATAACGGTGTTGGAGAAGGCTGTACGTGAAAATGGGGGAAAGATTGTCCGCACCTCCTCCTTCGAGGCCACCCTCGCCCTGAAAATGTCATTGACAGAAGCGCCGGATCGTCCAAAGGCGAAGCTCCTGATCAGCATTGGAGGCTCGGAAACCGCGCTGGGGCACGACGCCTCCGCAATCGCTCTGCCCCCCGGTCTGCTGGATCCCGGCGACCGCCTCGAAGCGGGCAATGGCATCATCGCGCTGGCCCTTCAGCGGGGTTATCCCGTTTTGCATCTCCTGAACCTGCACGCCCTGGCCGATCGCGTGAACCTGGATTTTTACAAACGACGTCCGGTCTTTGCGCAGGTCCGTTCACTGTGTCCTGCCATTGCCGGCCTGCTGCTCTTCGTCTTTGTTCTGAGCACACACAAACGCTGGATCTGGGAAGACTGA
- the ilvB gene encoding biosynthetic-type acetolactate synthase large subunit has protein sequence MELTGAQITVKSLEDEGVKTVFGLPGGTVIPLYDALYDASLQHVLVRHEQAAAHAADGFSRVGDEVGVCIATSGPGATNLVTGLATAHRDSSPMVAITGQVSTASIGTDSFQEAHMMGISLSIVKHSMQARRPEDIPRMMQDAFFIASTGRPGPVVLDLPLDVQKAVGEYRRPSRPGVSYPGYSAELPEDLSRLDEGVKLIRDAERPVLLAGNGVNLSRAFDSLRNFSEELEIPAATSLLGKGAIRDDHPNFIGMMGMHGSAAANQAIMTADLIIAVGTRFSDRSTGRSSEFAQTARVLHIDIDNSEIRKNIKADVYLIGDADRVLRLLTREAAGHNSASRRNWREKIRQIAAESAQPDVSDDLIHPRQILEALDDVTQGNVIVTTEVGQHQMWAAQYHKALSPRSFVTSGGLGTMGFGIPASIGAHFGRPGLPVACIAGDGSAMMNIQELDTCARYNLPVKVLLFDNNCLGMVRQWQQLFYSNRYSQTLYARQPDFVKIAQGMGVEAFSVSSPEKIRIALKRAFEIPGPVLVHFPIPQTENVFPMVPAGESLANMLLN, from the coding sequence GTGGAACTCACCGGTGCTCAGATCACGGTAAAATCGCTTGAGGACGAGGGAGTTAAAACCGTTTTCGGCCTGCCAGGGGGGACGGTCATTCCTCTTTATGACGCTCTTTACGATGCTTCGCTGCAACACGTGCTGGTTCGCCACGAGCAGGCGGCGGCTCACGCGGCGGACGGATTTTCCCGAGTGGGAGACGAGGTGGGAGTCTGCATCGCCACTTCCGGCCCCGGAGCGACCAACCTCGTCACCGGACTGGCCACCGCGCACCGGGATTCTTCTCCGATGGTGGCCATAACGGGACAGGTGTCGACGGCATCCATTGGCACGGATTCCTTTCAGGAAGCGCATATGATGGGAATTTCCCTGTCCATCGTGAAACACAGTATGCAGGCCCGGCGCCCTGAGGATATTCCCCGCATGATGCAGGACGCCTTTTTTATCGCCTCCACCGGACGACCCGGCCCCGTCGTCCTGGACCTGCCGCTGGACGTTCAGAAAGCCGTCGGGGAATATCGGCGCCCTTCCCGGCCGGGAGTCAGCTATCCCGGATATTCCGCGGAACTGCCGGAGGACCTTTCGCGGCTCGACGAGGGAGTGAAGCTGATCCGCGACGCGGAACGGCCCGTGCTGCTGGCGGGCAACGGCGTCAATCTTTCCCGGGCCTTCGACTCCCTGAGAAATTTTTCCGAAGAGCTGGAAATACCGGCGGCGACCTCTCTTCTGGGCAAAGGAGCGATTCGCGACGATCACCCGAACTTCATCGGAATGATGGGAATGCACGGCAGCGCGGCCGCGAACCAGGCGATCATGACGGCGGACCTGATCATCGCCGTGGGAACGCGCTTCAGCGACCGCAGCACCGGCAGAAGTTCCGAATTCGCGCAAACCGCCCGTGTGCTGCACATCGATATTGACAACTCCGAAATCCGCAAAAACATCAAGGCCGACGTTTACCTCATTGGAGACGCGGACAGGGTGCTGCGTCTGCTGACCCGGGAGGCCGCCGGCCACAACTCCGCCTCCCGACGGAACTGGAGGGAAAAGATCCGGCAAATCGCGGCGGAGAGCGCGCAGCCCGACGTTTCGGACGACCTGATCCACCCCCGGCAAATCCTGGAGGCCCTCGACGACGTGACTCAGGGAAATGTGATCGTAACCACAGAAGTGGGACAGCATCAGATGTGGGCGGCGCAGTATCACAAAGCCCTCTCTCCGCGCTCGTTTGTAACCTCCGGGGGGCTTGGCACAATGGGGTTCGGCATCCCGGCGTCCATCGGGGCTCATTTCGGACGCCCCGGTCTGCCCGTCGCCTGTATAGCGGGAGACGGCAGCGCCATGATGAACATTCAGGAACTGGACACCTGCGCGCGTTACAACCTGCCGGTCAAGGTGCTGCTTTTCGACAACAACTGTCTCGGAATGGTGCGGCAGTGGCAGCAGCTGTTTTACAGCAACCGTTATTCCCAAACCCTTTACGCCAGACAGCCGGATTTTGTAAAAATCGCTCAGGGCATGGGAGTCGAGGCGTTTTCCGTGTCCTCTCCGGAAAAAATCAGGATCGCTCTGAAACGGGCTTTCGAAATTCCGGGGCCGGTTCTGGTTCATTTTCCCATCCCCCAGACTGAGAACGTGTTTCCCATGGTTCCGGCGGGAGAGTCGCTGGCCAACATGCTTCTGAACTGA
- a CDS encoding poly-gamma-glutamate biosynthesis protein PgsC/CapC has protein sequence MIPNALFSFTQTQSLTVALGILTGLVWSRRTGWSCGGIITPGILALCISDPARILFSLLLGTALTFPLALAARTFRLYGRERVGAAMLLALAAKIGLAFLLPPGLRQTGWVVPGLIAADGERQGLGMTLCGVIACTLVTVFGMTLLKRILPGL, from the coding sequence ATGATCCCCAACGCACTTTTTTCGTTCACACAAACGCAAAGCCTGACCGTAGCTCTCGGCATCCTGACGGGACTCGTCTGGAGCCGCCGAACGGGTTGGAGCTGCGGCGGCATCATCACTCCGGGGATTCTGGCTCTCTGCATTTCCGACCCGGCTCGAATTCTTTTTTCTCTTCTGCTGGGAACGGCTCTGACCTTCCCTCTGGCTCTGGCGGCCCGCACTTTCAGACTCTATGGAAGAGAGCGCGTCGGCGCCGCGATGCTCCTCGCCCTGGCCGCGAAGATCGGGCTCGCGTTTCTGCTGCCTCCCGGACTTCGTCAGACGGGCTGGGTCGTCCCTGGCCTGATCGCCGCAGACGGCGAACGTCAGGGGCTCGGCATGACGCTCTGCGGCGTGATCGCCTGTACACTCGTCACCGTGTTCGGCATGACTCTGCTGAAGCGGATACTGCCGGGACTGTGA
- a CDS encoding autoinducer 2 ABC transporter substrate-binding protein, with amino-acid sequence MKRKVWLGILMLTVMGIAETAAQSGAADTYFICPKTLGPVYWTLAEQGAKTAGKELGVDVIFNGPSEAVSSKQINMIEDMLSKGIQGLAISPNDAQAIKPLIADAIDEGVTVVTFDSDAPESKRAYYIGPASDQQNGKDMADYIAKKIDYRGQIAFMCGGLAAENQVATMNAAKEELSKYPDITVVATLPSNNDMQKSYENATTLIKTYPNLKGILGFTGGQPPAAAEVIEQAIAAGELKKGQIIVTGVGFPSNCRKYIKSGTLEQIFSWESEKLGYTSVHVIHRLRNKQPIESGVTLPKIGKLTVEGQRIWTGMTIVTADNVDQFTF; translated from the coding sequence ATGAAACGCAAAGTATGGCTGGGAATTTTAATGTTGACAGTGATGGGCATCGCCGAGACCGCCGCGCAAAGCGGGGCAGCCGACACCTATTTCATCTGCCCTAAAACTTTAGGGCCTGTTTATTGGACCCTGGCGGAACAGGGAGCGAAAACCGCAGGGAAAGAACTGGGAGTGGACGTTATTTTCAACGGCCCCTCGGAAGCGGTATCTTCCAAACAAATCAATATGATTGAAGATATGCTGTCGAAGGGAATACAGGGACTGGCGATTTCGCCGAACGACGCGCAGGCCATCAAGCCGCTCATCGCTGACGCCATTGATGAAGGCGTAACGGTCGTCACTTTTGACTCGGACGCGCCGGAGTCAAAACGAGCCTATTACATCGGTCCGGCGTCTGACCAGCAGAACGGAAAGGATATGGCGGACTACATCGCGAAAAAAATCGATTACAGGGGACAAATCGCCTTTATGTGCGGCGGACTGGCAGCTGAAAATCAGGTTGCTACTATGAATGCGGCGAAGGAAGAACTTTCGAAGTACCCGGATATCACGGTAGTGGCGACGCTTCCTTCCAACAACGACATGCAGAAATCTTACGAAAATGCCACAACCTTGATTAAGACCTATCCGAACCTCAAGGGGATTCTTGGATTTACGGGAGGTCAACCGCCTGCAGCCGCAGAAGTGATTGAACAGGCGATAGCCGCCGGAGAACTTAAAAAGGGCCAGATCATTGTAACCGGCGTAGGTTTTCCCAGTAATTGCCGCAAATACATCAAGAGCGGAACTCTTGAGCAAATTTTTTCCTGGGAATCTGAAAAACTGGGTTATACCAGTGTTCACGTCATTCACAGGCTAAGGAACAAACAACCAATCGAAAGCGGTGTCACATTGCCCAAAATAGGAAAACTGACGGTTGAGGGGCAGCGGATTTGGACCGGCATGACCATCGTGACAGCCGATAACGTCGACCAGTTCACTTTCTGA
- the ilvC gene encoding ketol-acid reductoisomerase, with protein MARVYYDRDANLKLLGGKTVAILGYGSQGHAHALNLKESGVSVIIGLHEGSKSRETAKKDGFEVYSVPEAASRADIIMFLMPDHIQSDIYNRLVAPGMKENAAIAFAHGFAVHFGQVTPSKKHDVFMVAPKGPGHIVRRMYTEGKGVPALVAVHQNASGKAMEIALAYGSGIGAGRAGLLETTFREETESDLFGEQTVLCGGVTELIKAGFETLVDAGYQPEIAYFECLHEMKLIVDMIFEGGLSWMRYSVSDTAKYGDSISGKRVIDAHTRAVMKDILREIQDGSFAKNWILENMAGRPGMKKWLVQERGQLLEKVGKDLRGMMSWLDTKEAPEY; from the coding sequence ATGGCAAGGGTATATTACGACAGAGATGCAAATTTGAAACTGCTTGGGGGCAAAACCGTGGCGATTCTGGGCTACGGAAGTCAGGGACACGCTCACGCGCTGAATCTGAAGGAGAGTGGAGTGTCGGTCATCATCGGTCTGCACGAAGGCAGCAAATCCAGAGAAACGGCCAAAAAGGACGGTTTCGAAGTTTATTCCGTTCCGGAGGCCGCGTCCCGGGCGGACATCATCATGTTCCTGATGCCGGACCATATCCAGAGCGACATCTACAACCGCCTCGTCGCCCCCGGCATGAAAGAAAACGCGGCGATCGCTTTTGCCCACGGTTTCGCGGTTCATTTCGGGCAGGTGACGCCTTCGAAAAAACACGACGTTTTCATGGTAGCGCCCAAAGGGCCGGGACACATCGTCCGTCGCATGTACACGGAGGGCAAGGGCGTTCCCGCTCTGGTCGCGGTTCATCAAAACGCTTCGGGCAAAGCCATGGAAATCGCCCTCGCCTACGGATCGGGAATCGGCGCGGGACGGGCCGGCCTTCTGGAGACGACCTTCCGCGAGGAAACGGAGTCCGACCTCTTTGGAGAGCAGACCGTCCTCTGCGGAGGCGTGACGGAGCTGATCAAGGCGGGGTTCGAAACGCTGGTGGATGCGGGGTATCAGCCGGAAATCGCCTATTTCGAGTGCCTGCACGAAATGAAGCTGATCGTCGATATGATCTTCGAGGGCGGGCTTTCCTGGATGCGCTATTCCGTCAGCGACACCGCAAAGTACGGAGACAGCATATCGGGCAAACGGGTGATCGACGCCCACACCCGCGCCGTCATGAAGGACATTCTGAGGGAAATTCAGGACGGCTCTTTCGCGAAAAACTGGATTCTCGAAAACATGGCCGGGCGGCCCGGAATGAAAAAATGGCTGGTCCAGGAACGGGGACAACTGCTGGAAAAAGTGGGCAAAGATCTGCGCGGCATGATGTCCTGGCTCGACACGAAAGAAGCGCCGGAATATTGA